The nucleotide sequence GGTGGCGGACCGGGCCGCCTCGCTGCCCGCGCACGTCCGGGCCGGCGCCCTCGACCACGTCTCCCGGCGGCTCGGCGAGCGGGCCGAGGAGATCGCCCGGCTGGTCACCGCCGAAAGCGGCAAGCCGGTCAGGTGGGCCAGGGCCGAGGTGGACCGCGCGGTAGCCACCTTCCGGTGGGCCGCCGAGGAGGCCCGGCGCTGGTCCGGCGAGGTGCAGCGACTGGACACCGAACCGACCGGCGAGGGCCGGCTCGCCCTGGTGGGCCGACTGCCCCGGGGCCCGGTGCTCGGCATCACCCCGTTCAACTTTCCGGTCAACCTGGTGGCGCACAAGGTCGCCCCGGCACTCGCGGTCGGGGCGCCGATCGTCGTCAAGCCAGCCCCGGCCACCCCGCTGACCGCGCTGCTCCTCGGCGAGCTGCTGGCCGAGGTGACCGAGCCGGACGGCCCCGGCACCGGGCTGCCGGCCGGGCTGGTCTCGGTGCTCCCGCTACCGAACGACCGGACCGGCGACCTGGTCCGCGACCCCCGGCTGCCGGTGGTCTCGTTCACCGGTTCCGGGCCGGTCGGCACCGCGATCCGGCGCTCGGTCCCGGAGAAGCACGTGACCCTCGAACTGGGCGGCAACGCCGCCGCGCTGGTCTGCGCGGACTGGGCCGGCACCGACGACCTCGACCACGCCGCGCGCCGGATCGCCACCTTCGGCAACTACCAGGCCGGGCAGAGCTGCATCGCGGTGCAGCGGGTCTTCGTGCACGAGTGGCTGCTCGACGCCTTCCTGCCCCGGCTGGTCGCGGCGGTCGCCGGGCTGGCCACCGGGGACCCGGCGGACGAGGCGACCGAGGTCGGGCCACTTGTCGACGAGGCCGCCGCCCGCCGGGTGGAGAGCTGGGTGGACGAGGCCGTCGCGGCCGGCGCCGCCGTCGAACTGGGCGGTAGGCGGGACGGCGCCAGCTACGCCCCGACCGTGCTGACCGGGGTGCCGCCGGGCTGCCGGGTGAACACCGAGGAGGTCTTCGGGCCGGTCCTGGTGGTGGCGCCGGTGCCGGACGACGCGGCCGGGTTCGCCGCCGTCAACGACTCGACGTACGGGTTGCAGGCCGGGATCTTCACACATCGCCTGGAGACGGCGTTCGCGGCGTACCGGGCGCTGCGGGTCGGTGGGGTGATCGTCGGTGACGTGCCGTCGTACCGGGCCGACCAGATGCCGTACGGCGGGACGAAGGGCAGTGGCGTCGGCCGGGAGGGGGTACGCAGCGCGATGCAGGACTACACCGAGTCCCGGGTGCTGGTGCTGAGCGGGATCGAGTGGTGACCGACCGGCCGCCGGCCCTGTCCACCGTTTCCGCCACCGTCGAGATCCCGGGCACCGTCGCCGAGGCGGTGGCGGTGCAGGACCGGCTGCGTCCACTGGCCGACCTGACCGGGCCGGGGCCGGCCGCACCCCGCACGGTGGCCGGACTCGACGTCGCGTACGCCGAGGACGGCGACCGGCTCGCCGCCGCCGTGACCGTGCTGGACACGGCCACCCTGGCGGTACTGGACACGGCGGTGGTCACCGGCCGGGCCGCCTTCGACTACGTACCCGGGCTCTTCGCCTTCCGGGAACTGCCCGCCCT is from Micromonospora sp. WMMD1102 and encodes:
- a CDS encoding aldehyde dehydrogenase family protein → MESVPFLLAGRPAQGADPLVVRHPYDGREVGRTSFADPEQVEAAVAAAAAVADRAASLPAHVRAGALDHVSRRLGERAEEIARLVTAESGKPVRWARAEVDRAVATFRWAAEEARRWSGEVQRLDTEPTGEGRLALVGRLPRGPVLGITPFNFPVNLVAHKVAPALAVGAPIVVKPAPATPLTALLLGELLAEVTEPDGPGTGLPAGLVSVLPLPNDRTGDLVRDPRLPVVSFTGSGPVGTAIRRSVPEKHVTLELGGNAAALVCADWAGTDDLDHAARRIATFGNYQAGQSCIAVQRVFVHEWLLDAFLPRLVAAVAGLATGDPADEATEVGPLVDEAAARRVESWVDEAVAAGAAVELGGRRDGASYAPTVLTGVPPGCRVNTEEVFGPVLVVAPVPDDAAGFAAVNDSTYGLQAGIFTHRLETAFAAYRALRVGGVIVGDVPSYRADQMPYGGTKGSGVGREGVRSAMQDYTESRVLVLSGIEW